In Felis catus isolate Fca126 chromosome E1, F.catus_Fca126_mat1.0, whole genome shotgun sequence, the following proteins share a genomic window:
- the TBX21 gene encoding LOW QUALITY PROTEIN: T-box transcription factor TBX21 (The sequence of the model RefSeq protein was modified relative to this genomic sequence to represent the inferred CDS: inserted 1 base in 1 codon) — translation MGIVEPGCGDMLTGTEPMPASDEGRAPGADPQNRYFYPEPGAQDAADRRGGASLGAPYPGGALVPAPPGRFLGAYAYPPRPQAAGFPGVSEPFPPTASAEGYQPGDGYGAPDPRSVLYPGPREDYALPAGLEVSGKLRVALNNHLLWSKFNQHQTEMIITKQGRRMFPFLSFTVAGLEPTSHYRMFVDVVLVDQHHWRYQSGKWVQCGKAEGNMPGNRLYVHPDSPNTGAHWMRQEVSFGKLKLTNNKGASNNVTQMIVLQSLHKYQPRLHIVEVNDGEPEAACNASNTHVFTFQETQFIAVTAYQNAEITQLKIDNNPFAKGFRENFESMYASVDSSVPSPPGPNCQLLGGDHYSPLLPNQYPVPSRFYSDLPGQAKDVVSQPYWLGXPRDHSYEAEFRAVSMKPAFLPSAPGPTVSYYRGQEVLTPGAGWPVAPQYPPKMGPGSWFRPMRTLPMEPGPGASEGRGPEDQGSPSVWTEITPLRPESSDSGLGEGDSKRRRVSPYPSSGDSSSPAGAPSPFDKETEGQFYSYFPN, via the exons ATGGGCATCGTGGAGCCGGGCTGCGGAGACATGCTGACGGGCACCGAGCCGATGCCGGCGAGCGACGAGGGCCGGGCGCCCGGCGCCGACCCGCAGAACCGCTACTTCTACCCGGAGCCCGGCGCGCAGGACGCGGCCGACCGTCGCGGGGGCGCCAGCCTGGGGGCGCCGTACCCCGGGGGCGCCCTGGTGCCCGCTCCGCCGGGCCGCTTCCTCGGAGCCTACGCCTACCCGCCCCGGCCCCAGGCCGCCGGCTTCCCCGGGGTGAGCGAGCCCTTCCCGCCGACGGCGAGCGCCGAGGGCTACCAGCCTGGGGACGGCTATGGGGCCCCGGACCCGCGCTCGGTTCTCTACCCGGGGCCGCGCGAGGACTACGCGCTGCCGGCGGGGCTGGAGGTGTCCGGGAAGCTGAGAGTCGCGCTCAACAACCACCTGTTGTGGTCCAAGTTTAATCAGCACCAGACGGAGATGATCATCACCAAGCAGGGACG GCGGATGTTCCCGTTCTTGTCATTTACTGTGGCGGGGCTGGAGCCCACCAGCCATTACCGGATGTTCGTGGACGTGGTCTTGGTGGACCAGCACCACTGGCGGTATCAGAGCGGCAAGTGGGTGCAGTGTGGCAAGGCTGAGGGCAACATGCCAG GAAACCGCCTGTACGTCCACCCAGATTCCCCCAATACTGGAGCCCATTGGATGCGCCAGGAAGTTTCGTTCGGGAAACTAAAGCTCACGAACAACAAAGGGGCCTCTAACAATGTGACCCAG ATGATCGTGCTCCAGTCTCTCCATAAGTACCAGCCTCGGCTACACATCGTCGAGGTGAACGATGGGGAGCCGGAGGCGGCCTGCAACGCCTCCAACACGCATGTCTTCACCTTCCAAGAGACCCAGTTCATTGCCGTGACCGCCTACCAGAATGCAGAG ATCACTCAGCTGAAAATTGATAATAACCCTTTTGCCAAAGGATTCCGGGAGAACTTTGAGTC catgtatGCCTCTGTTGACAGCAGCGTCCCCTCCCCGCCTGGACCCAACTGTCAGTTGCTTGGGGGAGACCACTACTCTCCTCTCCTACCCAACCAGTATCCCGTTCCCAGTCGCTTCTACTCCGACCTTCCCGGGCAAGCCAAGGATGTGGTTTCCCAGCCTTACTGGCTGG CCCCCCGGGACCACAGCTATGAGGCCGAGTTTCGAGcggtcagcatgaagcctgcatTCCTGCCCTCCGCCCCTGGACCCACCGTGTCCTACTACCGAGGCCAAGAGGTCCTGACGCCTGGAGCTGGCTGGCCTGTGGCCCCCCAGTACCCTCCCAAGATGGGCCCAGGCAGCTGGTTCCGCCCCATGCGGACTCTGCCCATGGAACCCGGTCCTGGAGCTTCAGAGGGACGGGGCCCGGAGGACCAGGGCTCCCCCTCCGTGTGGACTGAGATCACCCCGCTGCGGCCGGAGTCCAGTGACTCAGGACTGGGTGAAGGAGACTCTAAGAGGAGGCGTGTGTCCCCCTATCCTTCCAGCGGCGatagctcctcccctgctggggcCCCTTCTCCTTTTGATAAGGAAACCGAAGGCCAGTTTTATAGCTATTTTCCCAACTGA